The DNA region TGTAATTATTGTGTAACAAAGAAAGGGTGGAAGCAAAGTAAACATCATCGATTTCAGTTATAACATTTCAACCAAAGTACACACCTCCAGAGTATGCAAAATGAAGTATGCCAAATGCGCAGACATAAAAGATGGATGCAAGGGGACACTCTATTTATCTTTTACAGGAATATATTGAAAAATACAACATCAGATGAATAGTATGTGAAATATATTAATAAATTATGAAGGATAACGAAGAATTGTACGAGCAGATCCCTCTCAACATCTAGTGTTTTCAAGTGTAACAGAAAATAGCATGTATTTTTCCAAAGGATAATATAACAAAGCTACAACTGAGGCACACCAATTCTAACAAAGCTGCAGCATTTCAATGTAGGACCAATAGAAACTGGAGTCGTTAGTCCTGAAGTGTAACAGTAATTTCTGAAGCGAATTGAGGCTATCATAATATCTCGGAAACCTGCATTGCAAATATTTTCAGTTTAGACCACAAGAGCTCACTATATTACTACCAAAACAGATTTTAAGTGTTAAGAAGAGTTTATTTACATGTATTGGCATCTCTGCAATGACGAATCCACTGGTTTCTTCCAGAGACTTTAGAAGAGCTACCTCACCACCAACCACCATATTAATCACGATTCCGTCTGCACAATCATAGTACAGCAACTACATCAGCACTTCCAAAAAGCGGATCAATTGATATTTTTTTTAAAGTTACCTGTTGCCAAGCATGCTGATACACGTCTTAAGTAAGCCTCCTGAAAAATTCAGACACAAACATCAGGTAAGACAAAATGATCTACAAATTAGAACCGATGGTGCATAATGAAACAGCATGATTGCATGATAGCACTGAAAGGTAAAATTGACCATGAAAAGCTAAGGGTATTTGGGCCACAGAAGTCCTGAAGGTAAAATatcatgaaaaattatgaatgcgcACCTTCTTTGTAGGCAATTCATAGTTTATCAGCACACGAGACATAAGGGGAGCCTCTCCCATCGCCGCCGAAGGCAAGCAAGCATCTGTTACAACTGTAATATTTAGCTTCAAGATCACCCTTTCAGGCTTGGGACTTTCGCCAATAGAAGTATCTTCAATCTGATTTCGCTGTATTGCTGCCCGACGGGATTTCTCAAGAACAGATGCACGCTCAGCTTCATCTTGATCGCTGTACTGTGTACACAAATCCACAGATTGATATTATTAACTGGCGAAATTAGTTCATAGCAAGGACCATAAACAATCAAGAGAACCTGAAACAACGTTCATATCACTATAGCAGGGTAACAGAAAAGCAAGAAAGCCTGGAACCATTGGATACAGAAAAATATCTGCAATTGCACAATCA from Triticum dicoccoides isolate Atlit2015 ecotype Zavitan unplaced genomic scaffold, WEW_v2.0 scaffold75092, whole genome shotgun sequence includes:
- the LOC119347742 gene encoding eukaryotic initiation factor 4A-I-like — protein: MTSPSSPAMTLSHPSSGRHFYLAVDRLQFKMRTLLELLGVVSDRHGSVPIAICVSSRDELDAVCAAVANLPFVSLSPLYSDQDEAERASVLEKSRRAAIQRNQIEDTSIGESPKPERVILKLNITVVTDACLPSAAMGEAPLMSRVLINYELPTKKEAYLRRVSACLATDGIVINMVVGGEVALLKSLEETSGFVIAEMPIHVSEIL